TTACTCCCAATGTGGACCACTTGATAAAGCTGCAGTCGGATGAAGAGTTTTACCGGCTGTATCAAGCCGCCGACTATCGCGTCTGCGACAGTCAGATCCTGTTCTATTTTTCCCGCATTCTAGGTACCCCGATTCGAGAGAAGATCACCGGCTCCGATTTACTGCCGGCCTTCTATCGCCATTATGGCCAAGACCCAGAAGTGCGGCTATTTCTGCTGGGGGGCTTGCCCGGCACTCCAGAGCAAGCCCAGGCCAAGATCAATGCCAAGGTGGGGCGCGCCATGGTGGTGGGGGCCTATTCCCCGCCCTTTGGCTTTGAGAAGGACCCGGCTGAATGTCGGGCCATCCTCGAGCGCATCCGACAGTCGGGGGCGACGGTGGTGGCAGTAGGCCTGGGGGCGCCCAAACAAGAAAAGTGGATCTTTCGGTACAAGGATCTACTGCCTCAGGTCAGCACCTTTCTGGCCGTCGGGGCCGCCATCGGCTTCGAGGCCGGCACCGTGGAGCGGGCTCCCCGTTGGATGAGTGATGTGGGTCTGGAGTGGTTCTATCGCTTGCTGTCAGAACCCCAACGGCTATGGCGGCGCTATGTGCTCCAGGCCCTGCCCTTTCTGGGCCTGATTCTGGCTCAGAGATGTCGTCTCTATCGCAATCCGTTTACCGCTGGTGCCCAGCCGGCCTCGACGCCGCAGACCAAGCTGGTGCTCAGAGCCCTAAAGATCCTGTAAAGACCTGGTCAAGCGGGAGGATGGCACCGCCAGGGTCAGTAGATTTTAAGGAAAAGGCCACGGCATCCAACCCGATCACGGTCCCTCACAGGCAGAGGCTTCACCCCTAGAACTATGGACGGCAAAACCTACCAGGATTACGTCGAAGAGATTGACCTGCAGCGCTACTGGCTAGTGCTGAAACGGCGCTGGTTGCCAGCTAGTCTGGTCTTTGCCGCCTGCGTAGTCGCCGCCGCCTTGGTGGGCCTGAGTCAGAAAGATACTTACCAGGCTAGTGGAAAACTGCTGTTTCAGGTGGATCGCTCCACCTCGCTGACCGGGGTGGGTGATGAAATTGGCGATCTGGAGGCAGTCAATCCCGTCAACAGTGACCCCCTCTCTACCCAAGCGGCCATCTTGAGTTCCTTACCAGTGCTCCAGGAGGCCGTCAATGCCCTAGACCTCCAGGATGCCAAGGGCAACTCGATCCCACCCGATGTGCTCAGACGGGGGCTGACCATTGCGCCCTTAGAGGGCACCGATGTCTTGAGGGTCGCCTATCAATCGCCCAACGGTGAACTATCGGCGGCGGTGGTGAATCAGGTGATGACCTCTTACATCGAGCGCAACATCACCATGAATCGCTCCGAGGCGACGGCCGCCCGGCAGTTTGTGCAAGAGCAGTTGCCTAAAGCCGAGGCCGAGGTGGAGCAGGCTGCCGAGGCGCTGCGCCAGTTCAAGGATCAAAACCAGATCATTGCCTTGGAAAGCGAAGCCAATGCCGCCGTCAGCATGATTAATAATTTAGAGACCCAGATTGGTCAGGCCCAAGCGCAATTGGCCAGTGCCATCACCCGCACAGGCGAACTGCGGCGGCAGCTGGGCATTCCCCTGGCTCAGGCCCGTCAAGTCGATTCGTTGAGTCAGTCGCCGGGGGTGCAGCGGATCTTAGAAGACTTACAGGCGGTGCAGACCGAACTGGCCAGCCAGCGCAGCCGCTACACCGCTAGCCACCCTCTGATTGCCAACCTAGAGCGGGAACAGGCCTCCTTACAAACCCTATTGAACCGGCGGGTGGGAGAAGTATTGGGCACCCAGGCCAATATTTCCCCTGGCGATCTGCAAATGAGTGAGTTGAGCCGTCAGCTCACCAGCCAGTTGACCGAGGCCGAGGTGAATCGCCTCAGTTTGGCCAGCCAAGTGCAGGCGTTGCTGGACTCGCGCCAGGCCTATATCGAATGGTCTCAGGCCTTTCCGGCCCTGGAGAAACGGCAATTGGAGCTAGAACAACGGCTATTGGCGGCCAAGACCAACTATGAAACCCTGCTGGTGCGACTGCAGGAAGCCCAACTGGCGGAAAACCAGACCGTAGGCAGCGCCCAGATTCTAGAACCAGCGGCACCGCCTCGCTTTCCGGTGGGGACCAGCACCAAGAAATATATCGCCGCCGGTGGGGCCGTAGGATTGCTGCTGGGGGTGGCGATGGCCTTCTTCCTAGATTTAATTGATAAGTCCATTAAGACGGTCAAGGATGGCGAAGCCCTGCTGGGCTACACCCTGCTGGGGTTGATTCCAAAGTTTGGCCTACTTGGCAACGACGGTCCAGATCTGGAGTTACCTGCTGGTGAGGGCATTTCGCCCCGGGTCATCGCCTTCAGCCAGACCCAGCCCATGGTCACAGCAGCCTATCAGATGCTGCAGGCCAACCTGAAATTCATTAGCTCTGATACCCCTCGCCGGGCACTCACCCTCACCAGTTCTGTGCCTCAGGAGGGCAAATCAGAAGTGGCCGCCAACCTGGCCGCCACCATCGCCCAGACCGGCAAACAGGTGCTGCTGGTGGATGCCGACATGCGATCGCCCTGGCAACATCATCTCTGGAATGTCGTCAATCAGATTGGCCTCAGCCACGTGTTGGTAGGCGAAGGGCATTTAAACCAGGCCCTGCGCCCGGTGGCCAATAACCTCACCCTGCTCAGTGCCGGAGTGACGCCACCAAACCCCCTGGCTCTGATCGACTCGGAACGGATGGCGGCTTTGGTCAGGACCTTGGCCAAGCGCTATGACTATGTCCTGTTCGATACGCCGCCGTTGA
This portion of the Halomicronema hongdechloris C2206 genome encodes:
- a CDS encoding WecB/TagA/CpsF family glycosyltransferase; the protein is MTVIQLLNITLHNLTQTDLLHRLHPYRGGGVVVTPNVDHLIKLQSDEEFYRLYQAADYRVCDSQILFYFSRILGTPIREKITGSDLLPAFYRHYGQDPEVRLFLLGGLPGTPEQAQAKINAKVGRAMVVGAYSPPFGFEKDPAECRAILERIRQSGATVVAVGLGAPKQEKWIFRYKDLLPQVSTFLAVGAAIGFEAGTVERAPRWMSDVGLEWFYRLLSEPQRLWRRYVLQALPFLGLILAQRCRLYRNPFTAGAQPASTPQTKLVLRALKIL
- a CDS encoding GumC family protein encodes the protein MDGKTYQDYVEEIDLQRYWLVLKRRWLPASLVFAACVVAAALVGLSQKDTYQASGKLLFQVDRSTSLTGVGDEIGDLEAVNPVNSDPLSTQAAILSSLPVLQEAVNALDLQDAKGNSIPPDVLRRGLTIAPLEGTDVLRVAYQSPNGELSAAVVNQVMTSYIERNITMNRSEATAARQFVQEQLPKAEAEVEQAAEALRQFKDQNQIIALESEANAAVSMINNLETQIGQAQAQLASAITRTGELRRQLGIPLAQARQVDSLSQSPGVQRILEDLQAVQTELASQRSRYTASHPLIANLEREQASLQTLLNRRVGEVLGTQANISPGDLQMSELSRQLTSQLTEAEVNRLSLASQVQALLDSRQAYIEWSQAFPALEKRQLELEQRLLAAKTNYETLLVRLQEAQLAENQTVGSAQILEPAAPPRFPVGTSTKKYIAAGGAVGLLLGVAMAFFLDLIDKSIKTVKDGEALLGYTLLGLIPKFGLLGNDGPDLELPAGEGISPRVIAFSQTQPMVTAAYQMLQANLKFISSDTPRRALTLTSSVPQEGKSEVAANLAATIAQTGKQVLLVDADMRSPWQHHLWNVVNQIGLSHVLVGEGHLNQALRPVANNLTLLSAGVTPPNPLALIDSERMAALVRTLAKRYDYVLFDTPPLIGAADAAVLGRATDGVLLVLRPRLVDSASAQAAKSLLQRSGAEILGMVANGVDIRHEHDDYVSHVKAGAYPYGQRRDASTSNLSPISTELSDKT